One Leptolyngbya ohadii IS1 genomic window carries:
- a CDS encoding ABC transporter permease — translation MLPTQASVNGSKPTTEKQSRPKSRQTWLKTAAINVGWWALSIGLFVGIWELLAAVGKVNTLILPPPHQFLSEIANQQQFLMPKIGVERTGANFVALTAIVATLKRVLIGLFLGFIAALVFGSLAAYFKIFGKLTLPVVTLLAPIAPVAWIPLAILAFGIGDGAAIFVVFIGIFFILSLATVNSIQKVDQTYINTARVLGASRFQVMRHIIIPAIIPDLFVILRMNLFGAWMAVLAAEMVGVNTGLGAIVMVGRQMFNARLMFLGMAMIGIIGYLLDAGFAQVQKRVLWWKSSAQI, via the coding sequence ATGCTTCCTACCCAAGCTAGCGTTAATGGCTCGAAACCTACCACTGAAAAGCAGAGCCGTCCCAAAAGTCGGCAAACCTGGCTGAAAACGGCAGCGATTAACGTGGGATGGTGGGCTTTGTCGATCGGCTTATTTGTGGGTATCTGGGAACTGCTGGCGGCAGTGGGTAAGGTGAATACGCTGATTTTGCCGCCGCCCCATCAATTTTTGTCGGAGATCGCGAACCAGCAGCAGTTTTTGATGCCGAAGATTGGTGTGGAGCGAACGGGGGCAAATTTTGTTGCATTAACGGCGATCGTCGCTACGCTGAAACGGGTGTTAATTGGACTGTTTCTTGGGTTTATTGCGGCTCTGGTGTTTGGTTCCCTTGCCGCCTACTTCAAGATTTTTGGGAAACTGACGCTGCCAGTTGTGACGCTGCTGGCTCCCATTGCTCCGGTTGCCTGGATTCCGCTGGCAATTCTGGCGTTTGGCATTGGGGACGGTGCGGCAATCTTTGTGGTGTTCATCGGCATCTTCTTTATTTTGAGTCTGGCGACGGTCAACAGCATTCAGAAAGTGGATCAAACCTATATCAATACGGCAAGGGTGTTGGGGGCAAGTCGCTTCCAGGTGATGCGTCACATTATTATTCCTGCGATAATTCCCGATCTGTTTGTCATTCTGCGAATGAATCTGTTTGGTGCATGGATGGCGGTGCTGGCGGCGGAAATGGTGGGCGTGAATACGGGACTGGGGGCGATCGTCATGGTGGGACGGCAGATGTTTAATGCCCGGTTGATGTTCCTGGGAATGGCAATGATCGGGATTATTGGCTACTTGCTGGATGCGGGATTTGCCCAGGTTCAGAAGCGGGTTTTGTGGTGGAAGAGTAGCGCCCAGATCTAA
- a CDS encoding ABC transporter substrate-binding protein, with product MFRGFGLSHSRRRFLGMGIAAALTPTLLNACANSQQASTSSSPGAGSSGGTRAIKFSHGSGLCNMPLFYASEKKLFEKYGFSGSTALTPLNADIAAQLATGQVEMAVIPFTNAIAAYTQGASFQVVAGSGVQGLIVVAKPEIKSFQDLRGKKVGTFQADTLDIIVYDYLKKNNMEYKDVNMVYFGDSTEMLNAYLAGQVDAISSIEPYATKAKTSTNGNILGDGVDLYGANYPDCVVAARNEWIEKEPELVKNVIRTFFESQYEIENNFKTAAETTVGKYYKTDLESLLKAAQAQPPGVDIRDKKDFMFSRADSMLALNYINKKPDENFVNFTLLDEVIKESPELWNRVKVKATV from the coding sequence ATGTTTAGAGGATTTGGATTGTCCCACAGTCGTCGTCGTTTTCTGGGAATGGGAATTGCCGCAGCCCTGACCCCTACGCTATTAAATGCCTGTGCGAATAGTCAGCAGGCAAGTACGTCCAGCAGTCCCGGAGCAGGCAGTTCGGGCGGCACCCGTGCCATCAAGTTTTCCCACGGCAGCGGTCTTTGCAATATGCCCCTGTTTTATGCCTCTGAAAAAAAGCTGTTTGAAAAATACGGCTTCAGTGGCTCAACGGCACTCACGCCCCTCAACGCAGATATTGCGGCACAGCTCGCGACCGGACAGGTGGAAATGGCAGTGATTCCCTTTACGAATGCGATCGCCGCCTATACTCAGGGTGCCTCGTTCCAGGTGGTTGCCGGGAGTGGGGTGCAGGGTTTGATTGTGGTGGCAAAGCCAGAGATCAAGAGCTTCCAGGATCTTCGGGGCAAGAAGGTCGGCACCTTCCAGGCGGATACGCTGGACATCATCGTGTACGACTACCTGAAGAAGAACAACATGGAGTACAAAGATGTCAACATGGTGTACTTTGGCGACTCCACGGAAATGCTAAATGCCTATCTGGCAGGACAGGTGGACGCGATTAGCAGCATCGAACCCTACGCGACGAAGGCAAAAACCTCCACAAACGGCAACATCCTGGGTGACGGGGTGGATCTCTACGGCGCAAACTATCCCGACTGTGTGGTGGCTGCGCGCAATGAGTGGATTGAGAAAGAGCCAGAACTCGTGAAGAATGTGATTCGCACTTTCTTTGAGTCACAGTACGAAATCGAGAACAACTTCAAGACTGCCGCAGAAACGACGGTGGGCAAATATTACAAGACCGATCTGGAAAGCCTGCTCAAAGCAGCCCAGGCACAGCCTCCCGGTGTGGATATTCGCGACAAAAAGGACTTTATGTTCTCGCGGGCGGATAGTATGCTGGCATTGAACTACATCAACAAAAAGCCCGATGAAAACTTTGTCAACTTTACCCTCCTGGATGAGGTGATTAAGGAAAGCCCTGAGCTGTGGAATCGGGTCAAGGTGAAGGCAACGGTTTAG
- a CDS encoding DUF928 domain-containing protein: MGRRIIRGMLALALISFLWLTGVPIAEATPAFVPVMPSLVAQSSNGNFFSELVRRVRALTNPARTNRQGRAVPAGRSRGGAGRGKFCPTTPVPAIAIVPSIQATSAGDLADRLTDLAKLETVFGKTTEANPTFWFYVPYAATETLNRASFMLLDEDKHPVFPKPISISFSNTPGIIQFRLPNSYALEIDRLYNWYFSVICDETKPSRNSGVRGWIQRVEKTAQLETSLQSAADYSVYAEQGIWFDLVTDLASRYANDRGNSTYQQHWNGVLEFIQKPELKDAAIVDCCD; encoded by the coding sequence ATGGGTCGAAGAATCATTCGCGGGATGCTCGCCCTCGCCCTCATCAGTTTCCTGTGGCTAACAGGGGTTCCGATTGCAGAAGCAACACCAGCCTTCGTTCCAGTGATGCCCAGTCTGGTGGCTCAAAGCAGCAATGGCAATTTTTTTAGTGAGCTGGTGCGTCGCGTTCGGGCACTCACCAATCCGGCACGAACCAATCGCCAGGGGCGGGCAGTTCCCGCAGGACGGTCAAGGGGGGGCGCAGGACGGGGCAAATTTTGTCCGACCACTCCAGTTCCGGCGATCGCGATCGTGCCTTCCATTCAAGCAACATCAGCCGGAGATTTAGCCGATCGATTAACCGATCTCGCCAAGCTAGAAACCGTCTTCGGCAAAACAACGGAAGCAAACCCAACATTCTGGTTTTATGTGCCCTACGCAGCAACCGAAACCCTGAATCGGGCAAGTTTTATGCTGCTGGATGAGGACAAACATCCGGTTTTCCCAAAACCCATTTCTATCTCTTTCTCTAACACCCCCGGCATTATCCAGTTTCGCTTACCTAATTCCTATGCGCTAGAAATCGATCGCCTCTACAACTGGTATTTCTCAGTTATTTGCGATGAAACCAAACCGTCCAGAAATTCTGGCGTGCGGGGCTGGATTCAGCGGGTCGAAAAAACGGCACAGCTAGAAACATCTCTTCAGTCTGCTGCTGACTATTCAGTTTATGCGGAACAGGGAATCTGGTTTGATCTGGTGACGGATCTCGCATCGCGATACGCCAACGATCGGGGTAATTCAACCTATCAGCAGCACTGGAACGGCGTTCTGGAGTTTATTCAAAAACCGGAGTTAAAGGATGCGGCGATCGTGGATTGCTGTGACTGA
- a CDS encoding TIGR03943 family putative permease subunit, with amino-acid sequence MLRPLNLLKNFADALLKPAAPESEDAPAIDIWVYAEPAGEEPDPLKRNVLQWRRVISSVRAPLDEFPGQPVDVVGFVHCTPNDDRNQFTVARHIIRCCLADTVPLGLAVQWEGSFVPESWVRVRGKFARVAGSAGEKLVIVPTSVKVIPQPQKLYINGVF; translated from the coding sequence ATGCTAAGACCCCTGAACCTGCTAAAAAACTTTGCCGACGCGCTCCTGAAACCTGCCGCCCCTGAATCCGAGGACGCTCCGGCGATCGATATCTGGGTCTATGCGGAACCTGCGGGCGAAGAACCCGATCCGCTAAAGCGCAATGTTCTCCAGTGGCGGCGGGTCATTTCATCGGTTCGCGCACCGTTGGATGAGTTTCCGGGACAGCCTGTGGATGTGGTGGGTTTTGTCCATTGCACGCCCAACGACGATCGCAATCAGTTTACCGTGGCGCGTCATATTATTCGCTGCTGCCTTGCCGATACCGTGCCGCTCGGTTTGGCGGTGCAGTGGGAAGGCTCCTTTGTGCCAGAAAGCTGGGTGCGGGTGCGGGGAAAATTTGCGCGGGTTGCGGGCAGTGCGGGAGAAAAGTTAGTAATTGTTCCCACGTCTGTTAAGGTCATCCCCCAACCGCAGAAGCTTTACATTAACGGAGTGTTTTAA
- a CDS encoding amidohydrolase family protein: MPSSLIRGKYVICKAIDRYQVEMIEDGAVFQQDGKIVEIGSYADLSAKYQPDLLLGSANHVVLPGFVNSHHHVGLTPLQLGSLDYPLELWFATRFAARNVNLYLDTLYSAFEMVESGITTVQHIHGWRSGPSSSWSGVAEQILTAYKDLGMRVSYCFALRDQNHFVYESNDEFAKRLPPDIAPAMLEILKSYEMPAQDYLDLFVELWQNWDRNEGGRTRIQLAPANLHWCSDDALESLQTYSQKYGVGMHMHLLETIYQKVYAEKRTGKTAVRHLYDLGMLGPHLTLGHGVWLTEEDIDIVAETGTMICHNASSNLRLQSGIAPLNYYAKKGVTVGMGLDEAGINDDRDMLQEMRMVLKLHRVPGMDSLVPTAAQVFQMATEHGAKTTGFAQEVGSLEVGKAADIVLMDWHHIAYPYLDQDIPVIEAVLHRSKTSGVDTVMVEGEVILKEGKFTRVDKEAMLAELAASLSVPRTPEEEQRRDLSQKVFPHVKKFYDGWLNQCTCQSFYCQNSRH; the protein is encoded by the coding sequence ATGCCATCTTCTCTGATTCGCGGTAAGTACGTTATTTGTAAGGCGATCGATCGATATCAGGTCGAAATGATCGAGGACGGAGCCGTTTTTCAGCAGGACGGAAAGATTGTTGAAATTGGCAGCTATGCGGATTTATCTGCTAAATATCAGCCCGATCTGCTGCTGGGTTCCGCCAATCATGTTGTTCTGCCGGGGTTTGTCAATTCCCATCACCACGTTGGTCTAACTCCCCTCCAGCTTGGCTCCCTCGACTATCCGCTGGAACTCTGGTTTGCCACTCGCTTTGCGGCACGCAACGTCAATCTTTATCTGGATACGCTCTACTCTGCTTTTGAAATGGTGGAGTCCGGCATTACGACCGTACAGCATATTCACGGGTGGCGATCGGGTCCGTCATCAAGCTGGTCAGGCGTTGCGGAGCAGATATTAACGGCGTATAAAGACCTTGGAATGCGCGTCTCCTACTGCTTTGCCCTGCGCGACCAGAATCATTTTGTCTACGAGTCCAACGACGAATTTGCCAAGCGACTGCCGCCGGATATTGCTCCTGCGATGCTGGAAATTCTCAAATCTTACGAGATGCCCGCTCAGGATTACCTCGATTTGTTTGTGGAACTATGGCAAAACTGGGATCGAAACGAGGGAGGCAGAACCCGCATTCAGCTTGCGCCCGCTAATTTGCACTGGTGTTCTGATGACGCTCTGGAGTCGCTGCAAACCTACTCGCAGAAGTACGGTGTCGGGATGCACATGCACCTGCTGGAAACGATTTATCAGAAAGTGTACGCCGAAAAGCGCACCGGAAAGACAGCCGTTCGGCACCTCTACGACCTGGGAATGCTGGGACCGCACCTGACGCTGGGACACGGGGTTTGGCTTACCGAAGAGGATATTGATATCGTTGCCGAAACCGGGACGATGATTTGCCATAACGCCAGCTCAAACCTGCGGCTCCAAAGCGGCATTGCCCCCCTGAACTACTATGCGAAAAAGGGTGTGACCGTCGGCATGGGGTTAGACGAAGCCGGAATTAATGACGATCGCGATATGCTTCAGGAGATGCGGATGGTGCTGAAACTGCATCGCGTTCCTGGTATGGATTCCCTGGTGCCGACTGCCGCGCAGGTGTTCCAGATGGCAACGGAGCATGGGGCAAAAACAACGGGATTCGCGCAGGAAGTTGGGTCGCTGGAGGTCGGCAAGGCGGCGGATATCGTGCTGATGGACTGGCATCATATTGCCTATCCCTATCTCGATCAGGATATTCCGGTGATTGAGGCAGTTCTGCACCGCAGCAAAACGTCGGGCGTTGATACGGTGATGGTGGAAGGGGAGGTAATTCTGAAGGAAGGGAAGTTTACGCGAGTGGACAAGGAAGCCATGCTAGCGGAATTGGCTGCGTCTCTGAGCGTTCCCCGCACGCCTGAGGAAGAACAGCGGCGCGATCTCTCCCAAAAGGTTTTCCCGCACGTTAAAAAGTTCTATGACGGTTGGCTGAATCAGTGTACCTGTCAATCTTTCTACTGCCAAAATTCCCGTCATTGA
- a CDS encoding ABC transporter ATP-binding protein: MIAIECRNVTKVWEDGTAQELLALDDISFSVKSGEFVVIIGPSGCGKSTLLGMIAGLEQPTSGEILHNGKPITAPDPDRSLIFQQPSLLPWLSLIDNVALGLTFKGISKQERYRRAEQFLSEVGLRAFAQKYPHQLSGGMQQRACIARALCLGAEIILMDEPFAALDVQTRYNMQKFLLDLWKGTGKTVIFVTHHIDEAVFLADCVIILSARPGRLLDSVEITMPRPREVISPEFEQHRTMFVKYLRSEVNRAFEEQELAEMLDTRIK; encoded by the coding sequence GTGATCGCGATCGAATGCAGAAACGTAACCAAGGTCTGGGAAGACGGAACAGCCCAGGAACTTCTGGCACTGGACGACATTAGTTTCTCGGTGAAGTCCGGCGAATTTGTCGTGATTATTGGTCCAAGCGGCTGCGGCAAAAGTACCCTGTTGGGCATGATTGCGGGACTGGAACAGCCCACCTCCGGCGAAATTCTGCACAACGGCAAACCCATTACTGCCCCCGATCCCGATCGCTCTTTGATCTTTCAGCAGCCTTCCCTGTTGCCCTGGCTGTCGCTGATTGATAACGTGGCGCTGGGCTTGACCTTTAAGGGAATCAGCAAACAGGAGCGATATCGGCGGGCGGAGCAGTTTTTATCTGAGGTCGGTCTGCGTGCCTTTGCCCAGAAGTATCCACATCAGCTATCGGGAGGGATGCAGCAGCGAGCCTGTATTGCCCGTGCCCTCTGCCTGGGAGCGGAGATTATTTTGATGGACGAACCCTTTGCCGCTCTGGATGTACAAACTCGCTACAACATGCAGAAATTTCTGCTGGATCTCTGGAAGGGCACCGGGAAGACCGTCATTTTTGTCACCCACCATATTGACGAAGCCGTATTCCTTGCCGATTGCGTCATTATCCTTTCTGCCCGTCCGGGTCGTTTGCTAGACAGTGTAGAAATCACCATGCCTCGCCCCCGCGAAGTGATTAGCCCGGAGTTTGAGCAGCATCGCACCATGTTTGTGAAGTATCTGCGCTCTGAGGTAAACCGTGCCTTTGAGGAGCAGGAACTTGCCGAAATGCTGGACACGCGGATTAAGTGA